The Candidatus Tumulicola sp. genomic sequence TATTCATACGAAGCGGCGCTGCCTAGCCACACCGGATGGCCCGATTTCGTGGTGCTGCCGCGGACCACCGACCAAGTCGTTGCGGTCGTGAAGGCGGCAGCCAAGCACGGCGCGCCCATCGTGCCGCGCGGCTCCGGCACAGGGCTTGTCGGCGGCTCTCTGCCCACGCGCGGGGGCATCACGGTCGCGCTGACGCGCATGAATCGCATCCTCCGCATCGATCGCCCGAACCGCTTCGCGGTCGTGCAGCCCGGGGTCATAAACCTGGACCTCTCGAGCGCGACCCGCCCCTACGGATTTTTCTACGCTCCCGATCCTTCCAGTCAAAAGATATCGACCGTCGGCGGCAACGTCGCGTGCAATGCCGGCGGGCCGCATTGCCTCGAGTACGGCACGACGACCAACCACGTGCTCGGCATGACGTTCGTGCTCCCGGATGGCGGCGTCGTCCAAAGCGGCATCGCTCCAGACGAACCGGGCTTTGATCTCACCGCCATCATGACCGGCTCGGAAGGCACGCTCGGCATCGTCACGGAGATCACGGTGAGACTGACGCCGGTGCCCGAAGCCGCACGCGTGGCGTTGGCGGCGTTTGACAGCATCGCAGCGGCTTCGGAAACGGTGTCGGCGATCATCGGCCACGGCATCGTGCCGGCGGCGCTGGAGATGATGGATCGGCGTGCCACGGAGGCGGTGGAGGCGGCGTTTCACGTCGGCTACCCCGTGGGCTCCGACGCGGTGTTGCTCATCGAGATGGACGGCCTAAAAGATGCCGTCGAGGAGCGGCTTGCCGCCGTCGTCAGGACGTGCCACGAGCACGGTGCGCTGTCCGTGCGCGAGGCGCGCAGCCAAGCGGAGCGCGATGGGCTCTGGGCCGGCCGCAAAGGCGCCGCGGCTGCGATGGGCCGGATCGCACCCAACTTCTACGTGCAAGACTGCGTCGTGCCGCGCACGCGGTTCCCACAGGCGGTCACCCGCGTCGACGCCATCTGCGCGCATCACAAGATCAGGGTCGCCACCGTGCTGCACGCGGGCGACGGCAACCTGCACCCGAGCCTCTGTTTCGACCGACGCGACCAAGACGAAGTCCGTCGCGTGATGACGGCCGGCACGGAGATTCTGAAAGCCTGCGTGGATCTCGGCGGCACCGTCTCCGGCGAGCACGGCATCGGCCTGGAGAAACGTAACGCGCTCGACCTCATCTTCTCGCCGGACGATCTTGCTGCCATGGCAAAGCTCAAGGGCTGCTTCAATCCATCGCTGCTGTTCAATCCTGATAAGATATTCCCGTCAAGCCGTCGCTGCGCCGAATTGCTCGAACTGGCCGCGGGCGGCACGCGCGCCGCTATGGAGGCGGGCGCGTGGGTCTAGCGCCGGCGCTCCACATCGATGGCGTCGTCGCGAGCGGCGTGACGCGCCCCGCCTCGATCGAAGAGCTGTGCTCGACGTTGCGCGAGGCCAATGCCATGCGACTGCGCGTGACGCCGGTCGGCGGGGGCACGCACAGCGACGTCGGCTATCCGGTGGATCGTATCGATCTCGCGGTCGACATGACGGCGTTGTCCGCCGTGAACGAATACGAACCCGACGATCTTACGATTTCCGTTCAAGCCGGCATGCGCGTGGCGGCGCTGGCATCGCTGCTCGAGGCGCGAGGTCAACATCTGCCGCTGGACGTCGAACAGCCAGAGCGCGCGACCATCGGAGGAGCGATCGCCGTAGGGCACGCGGGGCCCCGCCGGTATGGCTTCGGAAGTTTGCGCGACCTGCTCATCGGCCTGCGCGTGGTGCTCGCCGACGGCACGCTCGTGAAGTCCGGCGGCATGGTCGTCAAGAACGTGTCCGGCTACGATCTCACCAAGCTTCACCATGGCGCGCTCGGGTCGCTGGGGCTCATCGTGGACGCGAATTTCAAACTGCTGAGCGCGCCGAAGCAGCGCACGTTGCTGATCGCGGAATATCGCTCGCCGTCCATCGCCCTCGAGGCAGCCGCATCGCTTGTCCAAGGCGCGTTGCCCTATAGCGCGGTCGCCGTCACCGGACCTGGAAAGGTCCATGTCGGTTGCGAAGGGCATATCAAGGACGCGGCTCGCTTGCGAGCGGAGGCGCTCAAGGTCTTGCAGGCCGCGGGCGCTGCGGAAGTGCAGGAGCTGCACGGGACCGCTGATTCGGCCTCTCATTGGGGCAGCATCGGGCCGGCCGCGCGAGGCGAAGCCGAGGTGGTGTTTCGGGTTAATGCGCCCATTGCGGCAATGGCGGGTTTGACGCGCCAGGCTTTGGAACTCGGCGTCGAGCACGACCTAGTCATGAGCTGGACCGCCGACATGGGCTGCGGCGTGCTCGAACTGGGCGCCGGGCCGAAGGTGGGCATACCCCGCCTCAACCGATTCTATGAAGCGCTCGCACAGATCGCCGAGCTGGTTCGGGTGAGCCATGGGGCCCCAGACGTTCGCCGAGAACTACCGGTGTTCGGTCCCGAACCACAGGGGCTTGCGCTGATGCGACTCATCAAAAACCAGTTCGATCCGAACGGGATCTTGAACGTCGGCAAGAATGTTGGCCGGCTTTAGTCCGCACGACGCGCCGTCGGACGCGATCGTCAATACGTGTATCCGGTGCGGCTTCTGTCTGCCCACCTGCCCGACGTACGTGCTCACGCAAGACGAACGGTCATCGCCTCGCGGCCGCATCGGTTTGATCGGTGAAGTCATCGAGGGACGGCTGGGCGTTGACGATGCGACGTTTCGGGCCCAGATGTTCGAATGCTTGGGGTGTCGCAACTGCGAGCCCGTCTGCCCTTCGGGCGTGGCGTTCGGTGCGCTCTTAGAAGATGCGAGGGCGCAGATAACGCAAGCCGACGCAAGTTCACCCGCCGGTAGATTGCGCGCATTGGCGTATGACGTGCTCCTGGGCAACCTATCGACGCTCCGTCTGCTGGCGATCCTCGCGCGCTGGTATCGCATCACCGGCTTCCAGCGAATCGTGCGCCGCAGCGGCCTGCTCGAGGTGCTAGGAATCGAGCGGCTCGAGCGGCTCATGCCTGCGATCGAAAATACGCCGTTCGACGCCGACGGTTCGACCTGGCTGCCCAGCGCCGGCAGGCCCAAAGGCAAGGTCGCACTGTTTTGCGGCTGCGTCATGAGCGTCGCCTTCGCAAACGTCCACAAGGCCACGGTGCGAGTCCTCAACGTCAACGGCTGGGCGGTCGAGGCGACGCGTGATCAGGGATGCTGCGGCGCGCTGCACGTGCATGCGGGCTTTAAGGATCGCGCACGCGAGCTCGCCCGGAAGACCATCGCCGCATTCGAGCGCTCCTCGGCGCAATTCATCGTCGTCAACGCCGCGGGTTGCGGCGCGCAGCTCAAAGAGTACGGCCACCTGCTCAAAGACGACCCTTCGTGGGCGCACCGAGCCCAGACGTTCTCCGAGAGGGTGCGCGATTTCAGCGAGCTTCTGGCTTCCGAGCCGCTCAACTGCGAGGATATGGAAGGCGTTCGCGCGCGCGTGACCTATCAGGATGCCTGCCACCTCGCGCACGCGCAGCGCATCACGCGGGAGCCGCGAACGCTCATCGACGCGATCCCCGGTGTCGAGCGGATCGAGATGCCCGAATCCGATCGATGCTGCGGCAGCGCCGGCGTCTACAACATCACGCATCCGGCATTCGCCGCGCTGCTAGGCGAACGCAAGCTAGCCGCAGCCGCATCCGTTGGAGCCGAGCGCATCGTCACCACGAATCCCGGCTGCCAGATGCAGCTCGAGGCCGAAGCCGCACGCATCGGAGGCCTGCGCGTTCAGCATATCGCGCAGCTGCTTGACGAGTCATATGGAGTGGCCGGCGTCACTCCTGACGCGACGGACGGCGCGCGTAGGCCGTCATCCGGAGGATTGCACGTCACGCTCGGCGCAATCGCAGCCGTTGGGGTGGCCGCGCTCTTAGTGCGCAGCCTATTACGGTCGAAATGAACGCGCACAAACCGTACTTCGTACAGCTCTCCGACACGCATCTGTTCGCCGACGCGACGCAAACGTTGTGGGGCGTTTCGCCGGATCGCGAATTGGATCGCGTCGTCGCGGCGTTGCTGGCGATGGAGACGCCGCCCGCGTTCGCGCTCGTGACCGGAGACTGCTCCGGGGATGGCAGCGAGACTTCGTATCGTCGCCTTGCGGAAAAACTGCGGCCGTTGAACGCGCCGGTCTACTACGCGCCGGGCAACCACGACGATCCGTCGCTCATGGCTAAGCTCTTCTCGCGGCGCACGCTCGGTGCCGGCGAGAAACTGACGCAGGTGATGCAGTCCGGCGGTTGGCGCTTCGTCTTGTTGGACAGCTCGGTCGCGGGCAAAGATCAGGGAACGCTCGGCGACGATCAACTCGCCTGGCTTCGCGACACGTTGGCTCGAGAGCCGAAAGCCGCGACCATGGTCGTCGTGCATCATAACCCGTTGCCGATCGGTTCGCAGTGGCTGGACACGATGACGATCAGCGACGCGCGGGAATTGCTCGAGATCTTGGACGCCGCGCCCCAAGTGCACGCCGTGCTGTACGGCCACGTCCATCAGGAATGCGCGACCAAGCGTGGCCCGACCGCGTACATGAGCGCGCCGTCGACCTTTTTCCAGTTCAAACCGGGCGCCGCGAGCTTTTGCTCGGATGGACTTCCGCCCGGCGCGCGTCTTGTGAACCTCAACGGCGCCAGTTTCTCGACGTCGATCCTGCGCGTTTCTTAAGAAGGCAAACTAGTAGCCATGGGCCTTGTAGCCACGGCCCTTTGCGCCGGCCGCTGGGCTTTGAGGGCCCATTTGCCGATGAAGAAAGAAACGCGGTTGCGAGGGGTTTGTAGACCGCAAGGGGGGCTCTTTTTTTGCCCAGGTCAAGACGGTGGACGACGGAGATCGGGCCGCACGAGACCAGCACGTACACCCGCGGCACCACCAAATGGGAACCAACGCTTGCCTTTCCGAAAGCGGGCGCGCATCGCGCCACTATCGGCGATCGCCTCTTCGCCGAGGTCCACATCGACGTCAAGGTGCAGCAAGAGCGCGATAGCGCGAACCACGACCCGTTCGACGGGTCGAGCGCGCGCAGTTCCCAGCCTTTCCTCGAGAGCATCGTGTATGACTACCTGGGCGTCGAACACGGCGATACCCTGACGATCCGCGAAACATCCCGGCAAGGCGACCGGCTCGAGCGCTCGATGTTGTACGTCCGCCTTAATCCGGACGGCCCGACAAAAGTGCGCTTCGCTTCCGGAGTCGTGAGCATCATCGTGGACGATGAGCAAGTGGCCATCGTGCGCTGGCTGGGGGTCTAAAAAGCCGGTCCGGCCACCGGGACTAGCCACGTAGGACTTTTGTCCACAAGCCCCAAACACGTGTTCTATTCGATGCACTGGATAACAGCCCTCATGGGTGTGTTGACGGTGGCGGTTGTGGCAGTCCCTGCTCAACCGCTCAATGTAGCGTCCATCTACCATCGCGCCGCGAATCTCAACGCGGCGCTTTTTTTCGTCACGAGCGACAATACCACGTACGTCAGCACCGGCGATATCAATGCGATGTACCTGCGGGATTCCAGCATTCAGGCGCTGTCAGTGCTCCACAATCGAAGACTCGTGCGCGGGGTGATCGCACGACAGGAGCGCCTCATCATCCTCGACCCCTATGCCAACTCGTTCTACAGCAACTACATGGTGCGGGAGCGCAAGTTCGAGCTTGACTCGCTGTGCTACCCGGTGATGCTGGTCGCCAAGTATGCGCGAGCCACGGGCGATCGCTCCGTCTTCGATCCGCCGCTGTGGTACGAGCTGCGCGCCGTGCTCAACATACTCGAGATCGAACAAAATCACGCGCACTCGCATTATCGTCATAACGAACATCACATCGGCCGCGGTACCGGGTTCATTTGGAGCGGGTTCAGGCCAAGCGACGAACCGCAATCCTACAATTTCAACGTGCCCGAGAATATGTTCGCGACCGTGACGCTGCGCGTCATGGCGCGCCTTTTCCGCGACAACTACCGCGATGAGGAAGATGCCCGACGCGCGGAGGCGGTCGCGTCGGCCGCCGAGGATGCGATCGAGCGTGGAGCTATTTTCAAGACGACGTTCGGGCGCATCTACGCGTATGAGGTCGATGGCCTCGGTCATGCGGTGTTCTTGGATGACGCCAACACACCGAGTCTGCTCTCGATACCGTTGCTCGGCTACCATGCGGACCCAGGCGTCTACGCGGCGACGCGGCGCTTCGTGCTGAGTCGAGCCAACCCATACTACTATGAGGGGCGTGTGGCGTCCGGCATCGGCAGCTCGCACACGCCGCCCGGCTACGTATGGCCGCTGGCGCTCGTGGTCCAATACCGCACGGCGCGCGGCCAGCACGAACGCAGCACGGTGTTGCGCGAACTAGCGGGCTCCAGCATCGGCGATGGCGCTCTGCACGAGTCGTTCGACGTGAACGACCCGCATAAGTTCACGCGCGATAATTTCGGCTGGGTAAACGCGCTTTTCGTCCAGACGTTCCGCTGACATCACACACCTGATGTAGCGTTCCGAGCGAAGCTCGGAGCCGGTTGACCCCTGAAGAACAACGGGACCTTTTAGGTTCCGTTAGTTTTTTCCGCGCGATCTAGAGGTCGCACACTACACGATGAGTCATCGGGACTTGAAGGTCCCGCTCCACGATCAGGGTCAGTTAGACCAATTACAGGCCGGTGTAGACCGGGCCGCCGCCGCCTTCCGGCGGGACCCAATCGATGATCTGATACGGATCCATGATATCGCACGTCTTGCAATGCACGCAATTGGCGAAGTTGATCTGCAGCCGCTTGCCGGAATCCGCAAAGCCTTCTTTGGAGATCTGCGCCGCGCCGACAGCGGCCGGGATCATCTCGTACACGTTGGCCGGGCAGAAATACTGGCATGGATTGCCATACTCGTGCGCGCATCGCGTGGCGCAGATGTCCGTATCCGCCACATGCAGATGGTTCGGCGTGTTCTCATCGTGCGTCGTGCCGCTCTTGAAGACGTCGTCGAGTTTGCCGAACGTCAACTTGCCGTCGTACTTGGGCCGCTCGAAGCCCGGCACGTTCCGGCCGAAGTAATCGACCAGCTTTTCCATGCGCTCGTGGCCGGCTTTGCCCGGCAGTCGGTTTCGGACGCCGAAACCCATGCCGCCCGTCACCATGCCCAGCGCCACGTTGATCATGCCGGCTAAGCGCAGGCCGTCAAAACCCTGATGGAAGTTGCGGGCGGGATAGAGGTCGTTGCGGATCCAGGACCGGTTGACGCGCTGCTCGTGGCCCGCCAGTTTCGCGGCGGAGGCGTCGCCCGAGACGACCGCTTCGTATGCCGTCTCCGCGGAAAGCATGCCGGATTTCATCGCGAGGTGGATGCCCTTGAGCCGCATCGGATTGAGCATGCCGGCGGTATCCCCGACCAAAAGCACGCCATCTGCGTACGGTCTGGGCATGGCGAACCAGCCGCCCTCGGGGATCGCTTTGGCGCCGTACCGGATCATCTGGCCGCCGGCGAGCAGCTTGGCCACGCTCGGATGCGCCTTGAACTTCTGGAACTCGGCGTGCGGCTCGAGCAGCGGGTTCTTGTAGTCGAGACCGACGACGAAGCCGACGTCCCAGATGTCATCCGCCATCGAGTAGATGAAGCCGCCGCCGAACGTTTGGTCGTCGAGCGGGAAGCCAAGCGTATGGATCACTTGACCCTCGGGCGTCGAGCCCTTCGGCATCTGCCATAGTTCCTTGATGCCGATCGCGTAGACTTGCGGATTTTTGCCCGCGCCGAGGGGCAACCGATGCTCGAGCTGCTTCGCAAGCGTGCCGCGCGGGCCTTCGCCCAGCACCGTCACTTTCGCGATAAGGTCTGGACCCGGTTCGTAGTTCGCCTTGGGCTGCCCGTTCTTGTCGAGGCCCTTGTCGCCGATGCGCACGCCGATGACGCGTTCGCCGTCGTACAACAGCTCCTGACCTGGGAATTGAGCGAAGACCTGTACGCCCAGCGCCTCGGCCTGTTCGGCGAGCCACTTCACGATCTTGTTCAACGAAGCGACGTACTTGCCGTGGTTGTTCAGCATCGGCGGCATGATCGGCGCCTTCATGTGGCCCTTTGGGTTCATGAACCACAAAGCGTCAGTGGCGACCGGGCCCTCGACGGGGCAACCTGCCGCCAGAAAATCGCCGAAGAGTTCGCGCATGCTGCGCGGGTCCATCACCGCGCCGGAAATGCCATGGTCGCCGATGTTCTTGGCCTTGTCGATGACCAGGATATTGTCGGTGGAAAGTTCAGGCCCGCTGCGCGTGCCCGCTTTCACGGCCGCGTTGTGTTCGCGGTACAGCTGTGCCAAGCGGATCGCGCCGGCAAGACCGGCGGGGCCGGCGCCGACGAAGACGACGTCGAGTTCGAGAAGATCTCGTTGTGCTGCCATTGTCCTGTCGCCGGCTCCCTGCGGGAGTGAGGCCTACAAAAGCGCCCCGCTGGACTTTGCGACCATCGCCCCGTTGCCTTGCGCGGAGACGGTGTAGTCGCCATTGGGCAAAGCTTTGCCCTTGTACGACATCACCACGCTGATGAAGCCGGTCGTGGTCCGCGGCGGCAGCGCCAAAACGATATGGATCTTTTGCGGCGTGCCCTTCGGGACCGTCATCGCGAAGCCGTCGATGTTGACTTTAGCGGTGCCCGCGTTCGTCAGCGCAAATGTCACTTCGTAGTGCGGCCCTCCCTCGGCCACCACAATGCGAGAAACCTCGACGCCGTCGATGCTCGTGCTGCCCTTCGGGTCCTTGTCGTCGAGCGGCACGAACGGCGTATCGATGGGCGGGAGGTCCACGCTCGTCTGCACGACGATTTTGCCCTTGTCGTCCGTGAACGCAAGGCTCAACTGCTTGGCCGCGGCGAGATCTTTCTTGGGTTTGAACGCGACCAGCGCGACGTCGGATGTGGCGTTCGCCCCGGCGGTGATTTTGAGCGGAGCCTCGCCGACGACATCCTTATCCAGCACGGCGGTGACCTTCGTCAGTACGACCGGAGTGTTCGTGCCGTTCCTCAGTGCGAATGCGAGCTCCACAAAGCGCGTGGCCTTTGCCGGATCCGGGTCTGAGCCGTCGTACGCATAACGCGCTGACGCGCCCGCGACGCCCAAGGTCGCGGACCCGCTCGACAAAGGACCCGGAGAAGCGCCCAGAAGACCCGATGCCAAGGGACCGGGCGAACCGGTTTGTCCTGATGCGACCGAAGGGCTCTGCGCGCCAGCCGGGTACGCGGGCACCGGCGGCGCGCCGAAGCCGGCATTTTGGCTGCAGCCCGCGGTCACGAAGAGGGCGGCCAAGAAGGCGCCCCCCAGTGAAATGTGTAGGCGAAAAGACATAGGCGCAGGTGATTCGGTGAGCCGCCTTGCCGCGCCTCCGCCTCAGAAAAACGGGTTGTGCTCGCGTTCCTCTTCGATCGTCGAGGGCGGGCCATGACCCGGCAAGACGACGGTCTCGTCCGGCAGCGTGAAGATCTTGGTGGCCGCACCGTGCAGCAGATCTTCGTAACCGAAACGATCGCCGAAACAGCCGCCGACGGATCCGGCGAAGAGCGTGTCGCCGGTGAAGATGGATCCTCGGTAGATGAAGCAGATGGACC encodes the following:
- a CDS encoding FAD-binding oxidoreductase, with protein sequence MGLAPALHIDGVVASGVTRPASIEELCSTLREANAMRLRVTPVGGGTHSDVGYPVDRIDLAVDMTALSAVNEYEPDDLTISVQAGMRVAALASLLEARGQHLPLDVEQPERATIGGAIAVGHAGPRRYGFGSLRDLLIGLRVVLADGTLVKSGGMVVKNVSGYDLTKLHHGALGSLGLIVDANFKLLSAPKQRTLLIAEYRSPSIALEAAASLVQGALPYSAVAVTGPGKVHVGCEGHIKDAARLRAEALKVLQAAGAAEVQELHGTADSASHWGSIGPAARGEAEVVFRVNAPIAAMAGLTRQALELGVEHDLVMSWTADMGCGVLELGAGPKVGIPRLNRFYEALAQIAELVRVSHGAPDVRRELPVFGPEPQGLALMRLIKNQFDPNGILNVGKNVGRL
- a CDS encoding glycoside hydrolase family 125 protein; translated protein: MGVLTVAVVAVPAQPLNVASIYHRAANLNAALFFVTSDNTTYVSTGDINAMYLRDSSIQALSVLHNRRLVRGVIARQERLIILDPYANSFYSNYMVRERKFELDSLCYPVMLVAKYARATGDRSVFDPPLWYELRAVLNILEIEQNHAHSHYRHNEHHIGRGTGFIWSGFRPSDEPQSYNFNVPENMFATVTLRVMARLFRDNYRDEEDARRAEAVASAAEDAIERGAIFKTTFGRIYAYEVDGLGHAVFLDDANTPSLLSIPLLGYHADPGVYAATRRFVLSRANPYYYEGRVASGIGSSHTPPGYVWPLALVVQYRTARGQHERSTVLRELAGSSIGDGALHESFDVNDPHKFTRDNFGWVNALFVQTFR
- a CDS encoding (Fe-S)-binding protein, which produces MLAGFSPHDAPSDAIVNTCIRCGFCLPTCPTYVLTQDERSSPRGRIGLIGEVIEGRLGVDDATFRAQMFECLGCRNCEPVCPSGVAFGALLEDARAQITQADASSPAGRLRALAYDVLLGNLSTLRLLAILARWYRITGFQRIVRRSGLLEVLGIERLERLMPAIENTPFDADGSTWLPSAGRPKGKVALFCGCVMSVAFANVHKATVRVLNVNGWAVEATRDQGCCGALHVHAGFKDRARELARKTIAAFERSSAQFIVVNAAGCGAQLKEYGHLLKDDPSWAHRAQTFSERVRDFSELLASEPLNCEDMEGVRARVTYQDACHLAHAQRITREPRTLIDAIPGVERIEMPESDRCCGSAGVYNITHPAFAALLGERKLAAAASVGAERIVTTNPGCQMQLEAEAARIGGLRVQHIAQLLDESYGVAGVTPDATDGARRPSSGGLHVTLGAIAAVGVAALLVRSLLRSK
- a CDS encoding electron transfer flavoprotein-ubiquinone oxidoreductase, with product MAAQRDLLELDVVFVGAGPAGLAGAIRLAQLYREHNAAVKAGTRSGPELSTDNILVIDKAKNIGDHGISGAVMDPRSMRELFGDFLAAGCPVEGPVATDALWFMNPKGHMKAPIMPPMLNNHGKYVASLNKIVKWLAEQAEALGVQVFAQFPGQELLYDGERVIGVRIGDKGLDKNGQPKANYEPGPDLIAKVTVLGEGPRGTLAKQLEHRLPLGAGKNPQVYAIGIKELWQMPKGSTPEGQVIHTLGFPLDDQTFGGGFIYSMADDIWDVGFVVGLDYKNPLLEPHAEFQKFKAHPSVAKLLAGGQMIRYGAKAIPEGGWFAMPRPYADGVLLVGDTAGMLNPMRLKGIHLAMKSGMLSAETAYEAVVSGDASAAKLAGHEQRVNRSWIRNDLYPARNFHQGFDGLRLAGMINVALGMVTGGMGFGVRNRLPGKAGHERMEKLVDYFGRNVPGFERPKYDGKLTFGKLDDVFKSGTTHDENTPNHLHVADTDICATRCAHEYGNPCQYFCPANVYEMIPAAVGAAQISKEGFADSGKRLQINFANCVHCKTCDIMDPYQIIDWVPPEGGGGPVYTGL
- a CDS encoding phosphodiesterase produces the protein MNAHKPYFVQLSDTHLFADATQTLWGVSPDRELDRVVAALLAMETPPAFALVTGDCSGDGSETSYRRLAEKLRPLNAPVYYAPGNHDDPSLMAKLFSRRTLGAGEKLTQVMQSGGWRFVLLDSSVAGKDQGTLGDDQLAWLRDTLAREPKAATMVVVHHNPLPIGSQWLDTMTISDARELLEILDAAPQVHAVLYGHVHQECATKRGPTAYMSAPSTFFQFKPGAASFCSDGLPPGARLVNLNGASFSTSILRVS
- a CDS encoding FAD-linked oxidase C-terminal domain-containing protein; amino-acid sequence: MRQYPGMSLRDELLAACGPDGLVDDPGGRSAYSYEAALPSHTGWPDFVVLPRTTDQVVAVVKAAAKHGAPIVPRGSGTGLVGGSLPTRGGITVALTRMNRILRIDRPNRFAVVQPGVINLDLSSATRPYGFFYAPDPSSQKISTVGGNVACNAGGPHCLEYGTTTNHVLGMTFVLPDGGVVQSGIAPDEPGFDLTAIMTGSEGTLGIVTEITVRLTPVPEAARVALAAFDSIAAASETVSAIIGHGIVPAALEMMDRRATEAVEAAFHVGYPVGSDAVLLIEMDGLKDAVEERLAAVVRTCHEHGALSVREARSQAERDGLWAGRKGAAAAMGRIAPNFYVQDCVVPRTRFPQAVTRVDAICAHHKIRVATVLHAGDGNLHPSLCFDRRDQDEVRRVMTAGTEILKACVDLGGTVSGEHGIGLEKRNALDLIFSPDDLAAMAKLKGCFNPSLLFNPDKIFPSSRRCAELLELAAGGTRAAMEAGAWV